In Nitrospirota bacterium, one genomic interval encodes:
- the secD gene encoding protein translocase subunit SecD: MKNLRWKVALIISTVILAIVFFLPNTPAFKYMPQWWQGNMPNRGISLGLDLQGGIYLLFEVEGDKAVAITTDRIAQRLKDILEKGNLGAEVRVEGTKIRISPNTLEIRKAIEEAYANLEVVPSDNELIVQLSPEEAKKIRNNATDQALETIRNRVDQFGVAEPVIHRQDENEIVVQLPGYKEPKRAVELIGKTAQLQFMLVDDDSPIAAELPSRIRPGEEKEVLEKFKDKIPPDDVILFQRVEIKETGEVYKRPFLLKKKVLLSGDLLTEARVAIDQRFNEPYVSITFNSTGAKIFEEVTGKYVKKRLAIILDDNVYSAPVIQDRISGGSAQITGSFSLAEAKDLAIVLKAGALPAPVKLIQNVTVGPSLGRDSIDAGKKAGVMAVLLVVVFMAFYYKVSGLIADLAMVLNVILLLGAMAALNATLTLPGMAGIVLAIGMAVDSNVLMFERMREELRAGKTPRAAVDSGYDKAFITIVDAHITTLITAAVLYQFGTGPIKGFAVTLFLGVLINLFTALVGTKTVFDLINSRKEVRKLSI; this comes from the coding sequence ATGAAGAATCTCAGGTGGAAAGTGGCCCTTATTATCAGCACCGTCATTTTGGCCATTGTATTCTTTCTTCCAAATACCCCTGCTTTCAAGTACATGCCGCAGTGGTGGCAGGGAAATATGCCCAACCGCGGGATATCCCTTGGTCTGGATCTGCAGGGGGGTATTTATCTGCTCTTTGAGGTCGAGGGTGACAAGGCAGTAGCGATAACAACGGATAGAATAGCCCAGAGACTGAAGGATATCCTGGAGAAAGGCAACCTTGGGGCAGAGGTCAGGGTGGAGGGAACGAAGATAAGGATCTCTCCAAACACGTTAGAGATCAGAAAGGCCATTGAGGAGGCATACGCCAACCTTGAGGTTGTTCCTTCCGACAATGAACTCATTGTTCAGCTGTCTCCTGAGGAGGCTAAGAAGATTCGCAATAATGCCACTGACCAGGCCCTGGAGACCATCCGCAACAGGGTTGACCAGTTTGGTGTGGCAGAGCCGGTCATTCACCGTCAGGATGAAAACGAGATAGTCGTCCAGCTGCCCGGATACAAGGAGCCAAAGAGGGCGGTTGAATTAATAGGCAAGACCGCACAGCTTCAATTTATGCTTGTTGATGACGATTCACCCATTGCTGCCGAGCTTCCGTCCCGGATAAGGCCCGGAGAAGAGAAAGAGGTACTTGAAAAGTTTAAAGACAAAATCCCCCCTGATGATGTAATCCTCTTTCAGCGTGTCGAGATCAAGGAGACAGGAGAGGTTTACAAGAGACCCTTTCTGCTGAAGAAGAAGGTGCTCCTTTCGGGTGACCTCCTTACGGAGGCAAGGGTTGCAATAGACCAGAGATTCAACGAGCCCTATGTATCCATCACCTTCAATAGTACGGGCGCGAAGATATTTGAAGAGGTTACAGGGAAATACGTCAAGAAGCGTCTTGCCATCATACTTGACGATAATGTCTACTCTGCGCCTGTTATACAGGACAGGATATCCGGTGGCAGTGCCCAGATAACGGGATCCTTCTCCCTGGCCGAGGCAAAGGACCTTGCCATTGTCCTGAAGGCCGGAGCCCTGCCTGCCCCTGTAAAGCTCATTCAGAATGTTACTGTGGGGCCATCCCTTGGGAGAGACTCTATTGATGCGGGCAAGAAGGCCGGCGTGATGGCCGTGCTGCTGGTTGTTGTCTTTATGGCATTTTATTATAAAGTTTCAGGCCTTATAGCAGACCTTGCCATGGTTCTTAACGTTATACTCCTCCTCGGTGCCATGGCCGCCCTGAATGCCACGCTCACACTTCCAGGCATGGCAGGCATAGTACTTGCCATTGGAATGGCGGTGGACTCAAATGTGCTTATGTTTGAGAGGATGAGAGAGGAGCTGAGGGCGGGAAAAACTCCAAGGGCTGCTGTGGATTCCGGGTATGACAAGGCCTTTATCACCATAGTCGATGCCCATATAACGACACTTATTACTGCGGCCGTCCTATACCAGTTCGGGACCGGCCCGATAAAGGGTTTTGCAGTGACCCTGTTCCTCGGTGTGCTTATCAATCTCTTCACTGCGCTTGTCGGCACCAAGACGGTCTTTGATCTCATAAACTCAAGAAAGGAGGTCAGAAAGCTGAGCATATGA
- the secF gene encoding protein translocase subunit SecF has protein sequence MIEIIRKTNIDFMGLRKITLVVSSLLLLIGFIAVYHLATGTANLGIDFAGGTAVQIKFEKHVNLQEVRNVLDARGIKNFDLQDFPTANKVLIQIKRDQEELGRLSEQIIAALKEGFPDNRITVDSTTEIGPKVGAKLRKDAIWAIVLATIFILGYIAWRFQFRFGVGATAATFHDVLVVLGIFNLMDKEINLILVSALLTIAGYSLTDTVVVFDRIRENLRFITKEPVEQVINKSINEVLSRTIITSLTTLLAAGALFFFGGEVIHDFALAMILGIAIGTYSSIFVASPIVLLWKKDGSPLAARKK, from the coding sequence ATGATAGAGATAATCAGAAAGACAAATATTGACTTCATGGGGCTGAGAAAAATTACCCTTGTTGTATCAAGCCTTCTCCTTCTTATCGGGTTTATTGCCGTATATCACCTGGCAACAGGTACCGCTAATCTCGGCATTGACTTTGCCGGCGGAACGGCTGTCCAGATCAAGTTTGAAAAACACGTTAACCTCCAGGAGGTAAGAAATGTCCTGGATGCAAGGGGTATAAAGAACTTTGACCTGCAGGATTTTCCCACGGCAAACAAGGTCCTCATCCAGATCAAGAGAGACCAGGAAGAGCTCGGAAGGCTTTCGGAGCAGATAATAGCGGCCCTGAAAGAGGGATTTCCGGACAACAGGATCACGGTTGACTCCACCACGGAGATCGGGCCGAAGGTTGGGGCCAAACTGAGAAAGGATGCAATATGGGCCATTGTGCTGGCTACCATATTCATTCTGGGATACATAGCATGGCGGTTCCAGTTCAGGTTCGGTGTAGGCGCTACTGCGGCAACCTTCCACGATGTGCTCGTGGTTCTGGGGATTTTCAATTTGATGGACAAGGAGATAAACCTGATCCTTGTCAGTGCGCTGCTGACTATTGCCGGATACTCGCTGACCGATACAGTGGTAGTATTTGACCGTATCAGGGAGAACCTGAGGTTTATTACAAAAGAGCCGGTTGAGCAGGTTATAAACAAGAGTATAAACGAGGTCCTGTCCAGGACAATCATCACCTCTCTTACCACACTGCTTGCTGCCGGTGCCCTCTTCTTCTTCGGTGGCGAAGTGATTCATGATTTTGCCCTTGCCATGATCCTGGGGATAGCCATAGGGACATATTCCTCCATCTTTGTTGCAAGCCCGATAGTGTTGTTGTGGAAGAAGGATGGTTCCCCCCTTGCAGCACGGAAGAAATAA
- the recJ gene encoding single-stranded-DNA-specific exonuclease RecJ, which produces MPEKRWFVQRTNPDYIKYLSRAASVSAAFAQILVNRGINTPGDIKTFLDPAMGTLSDPFELSGMKEAVNVIRSAISSGRKILVHGDYDTDGLTGTAIMVSALRRLGAEVCYFIPERLAHGYGFNAPGVEYARKAGAGLIITVDCGISSMEAVRMAASEGMAVVVTDHHEPGRDAANSPVLPEADAVVNPRLCGKETPELSGSAVAFKLASALLGPEASSDLLDLAALGTIADVIPLTDESRVIVRHGLTLINEGLRPGIKALKEVAGLNGRVVSAGRLAFTVIPRMNASGRIDNPLEVIKLLLSDDHAESAVIAARLQELNLKRQSIEEEIHLEALSALKEKGYDHSVVLASDGWHEGVIGIVASRLAEAFYRPAFVFNIRDGIAKGSARSIPSFDLYSGISRCSDLLLSFGGHRQAAGLRLRIENLGAFEERINRVIAETLSAEDLIPTLTIDATVDLQEVNFSLVKEISLLEPLGCGNPEPRLGTKGLEVMGPKVVGNKHLKMRLKHRSCTVDAIGFSMGDMIERIESDAVVDAVYTPTINEWENRKTLQLHLRAFRPSA; this is translated from the coding sequence ATGCCCGAGAAAAGGTGGTTTGTACAGAGGACCAACCCTGATTATATAAAGTATCTTTCAAGGGCTGCCTCTGTCTCTGCAGCCTTTGCTCAGATACTGGTGAACCGCGGCATTAATACCCCCGGAGATATAAAGACCTTTCTTGACCCTGCAATGGGTACACTGTCCGATCCGTTTGAGCTTTCAGGAATGAAAGAGGCAGTGAACGTTATCCGCAGCGCAATCAGTAGTGGCAGGAAAATCCTCGTCCATGGTGACTATGATACAGATGGACTGACAGGCACGGCTATCATGGTGAGTGCCCTCAGACGGTTGGGTGCGGAGGTCTGTTATTTCATACCTGAACGGCTGGCCCATGGTTATGGATTCAATGCCCCTGGTGTTGAATACGCACGCAAGGCCGGGGCAGGGCTGATCATCACTGTTGACTGCGGTATCTCCTCCATGGAGGCCGTGCGAATGGCAGCCTCTGAGGGGATGGCAGTAGTAGTTACAGACCATCACGAGCCCGGAAGGGATGCCGCCAACTCCCCTGTTCTGCCGGAGGCCGATGCAGTGGTCAATCCAAGGCTCTGCGGCAAAGAAACCCCTGAACTTTCAGGCTCTGCCGTTGCCTTCAAGCTTGCCTCGGCATTGCTTGGCCCTGAGGCATCTTCAGACCTCCTTGACCTTGCAGCGCTTGGGACAATAGCTGACGTAATCCCGCTGACTGATGAAAGCAGGGTTATTGTAAGGCACGGGCTTACGCTCATAAACGAGGGGTTAAGGCCGGGCATAAAGGCGCTTAAAGAGGTGGCAGGACTCAATGGCAGGGTCGTAAGTGCAGGCCGCCTTGCCTTTACTGTTATCCCCCGGATGAATGCCTCCGGAAGGATTGACAATCCCCTGGAGGTTATCAAGCTGCTGCTTTCAGACGACCATGCCGAATCCGCTGTAATTGCTGCGAGACTCCAGGAGCTGAACCTGAAGAGACAGTCGATTGAGGAGGAGATACATCTGGAGGCCCTCTCCGCCCTGAAGGAGAAGGGTTATGACCACTCTGTAGTGCTTGCCTCTGACGGATGGCATGAAGGCGTGATCGGCATAGTGGCTTCAAGGCTTGCCGAGGCATTTTACAGGCCTGCCTTTGTCTTTAATATCAGGGACGGCATTGCAAAAGGCTCGGCAAGGAGTATCCCGTCTTTTGACCTCTACAGCGGTATCTCCCGGTGCAGTGACCTTCTGCTCTCCTTTGGCGGACACAGGCAGGCGGCGGGACTTAGATTGAGGATTGAGAACCTCGGGGCGTTTGAGGAGAGGATAAACCGGGTTATAGCTGAAACGCTCTCTGCAGAAGACCTCATTCCCACACTTACCATTGATGCCACCGTTGACCTGCAGGAAGTGAATTTCAGCCTTGTAAAAGAGATCTCTTTGCTTGAGCCCCTTGGCTGCGGCAACCCTGAGCCGAGGCTTGGGACAAAGGGACTTGAGGTGATGGGGCCGAAAGTGGTTGGAAACAAGCACCTCAAGATGAGGCTCAAACACCGCTCCTGTACGGTTGATGCCATAGGGTTTTCCATGGGTGATATGATAGAGCGGATAGAGTCCGATGCAGTGGTTGATGCCGTATATACCCCGACGATTAATGAATGGGAAAACAGAAAGACCCTCCAGCTCCACCTCCGCGCCTTCAGACCCTCAGCATAG
- a CDS encoding phosphoribosyl-ATP diphosphatase → MGKRIIEKLYEVIMERKNTPREDSYTCRLFKKGKDEILKKVGEEAVEVILASKGQGKEQLVYELSDLIYHMLVLMAEEGVTVEDVYEELEGRFGISGLEEKV, encoded by the coding sequence ATGGGAAAAAGGATAATTGAGAAGCTCTACGAAGTAATCATGGAGCGTAAAAACACCCCCCGGGAGGACTCCTACACATGCCGGCTATTTAAAAAAGGCAAGGACGAGATACTTAAAAAGGTTGGGGAGGAGGCTGTGGAGGTAATCCTGGCCTCAAAGGGACAGGGGAAGGAGCAGCTTGTCTATGAACTGTCTGACCTCATTTATCATATGCTTGTCCTGATGGCGGAAGAAGGGGTGACCGTAGAGGATGTTTATGAAGAACTGGAGGGCCGGTTCGGGATTTCGGGGCTGGAGGAAAAGGTCTGA
- the hisI gene encoding phosphoribosyl-AMP cyclohydrolase, with protein sequence MSDEMLTELKYDEKGLIPAIIQDANTGEVLMMAYMNETALKKTIETGFTHFWSRSRQKYWKKGETSGHIQEVREILPDCDADTLLIKVIQHGAGACHTGHRSCFYRNIKGEEVAEKVFSEGEVYGKKDN encoded by the coding sequence ATGAGTGATGAAATGCTGACGGAGCTGAAATATGATGAAAAAGGGCTGATCCCTGCCATTATACAGGATGCCAATACAGGTGAGGTGCTGATGATGGCTTACATGAATGAGACGGCCCTGAAAAAGACCATTGAGACGGGGTTTACCCACTTCTGGTCCCGCTCAAGACAAAAGTACTGGAAAAAGGGCGAGACCTCGGGTCATATACAGGAGGTCAGGGAGATACTCCCTGACTGTGATGCCGACACACTGCTCATAAAGGTCATCCAGCATGGTGCGGGTGCATGTCATACAGGGCACCGGAGCTGCTTTTACAGAAACATAAAGGGTGAGGAGGTCGCTGAAAAGGTCTTCTCCGAAGGTGAGGTGTATGGGAAAAAGGATAATTGA
- a CDS encoding adenosine-specific kinase yields the protein MEITAVRLEIPDGCNIILGQTHFIKTAEDLYEIMVTSVPQARFGLAFTEASGPCLIRTEGNEPVLTEVCIKNLQAIGAGHVFCILMREAFPVNVLNQIKNCQEVCGIFCATANPLEVVVAVTGQGRGVLGVIDGASPKGVEGTEDKTQRKEFLRKIGYKL from the coding sequence ATGGAAATTACGGCTGTAAGGCTTGAGATTCCTGACGGATGCAATATCATCCTTGGGCAAACGCATTTTATCAAGACCGCTGAAGACCTTTACGAGATCATGGTGACCTCTGTGCCACAGGCAAGATTCGGGCTCGCCTTTACTGAGGCATCAGGGCCATGCCTTATACGAACCGAAGGCAATGAACCCGTGCTGACTGAGGTGTGCATAAAAAACCTCCAGGCCATTGGCGCAGGCCATGTATTCTGCATACTCATGAGGGAGGCCTTTCCCGTTAATGTCCTGAATCAGATAAAGAACTGTCAGGAGGTCTGCGGGATATTCTGTGCTACAGCCAATCCCCTTGAGGTCGTTGTCGCTGTTACAGGACAGGGCAGGGGTGTGCTTGGAGTGATTGACGGGGCCTCGCCAAAAGGTGTGGAAGGTACGGAAGATAAAACCCAGAGAAAAGAGTTTTTGAGAAAGATAGGGTATAAGTTGTAA
- a CDS encoding DUF4390 domain-containing protein, translated as MLKRLFLILMLSLIFLHMAEALEIKGPYLDFKDSVIRVSFQFDLDSNYVDEIRKGISKEVIFYIDLFRLWKTWPDEFIAGRKVVRNIKSDPMKKEYIATSFDGETLVEKRFNSFDSMMKWALNFNDVYLTSLKGMPSGTYFVRTTVESRLRNIPSLFGEIFFFLPDREFKVSSDSGLFRWNESSLEPLR; from the coding sequence ATGTTAAAGCGGTTGTTTCTCATACTTATGCTGAGTCTCATCTTTCTCCACATGGCCGAAGCCCTGGAGATAAAGGGGCCTTATCTTGATTTTAAGGATAGCGTTATCCGGGTATCCTTCCAGTTTGACCTTGATTCCAATTATGTAGATGAGATACGGAAAGGAATCTCAAAGGAGGTAATCTTTTATATTGACCTCTTCCGTTTATGGAAGACGTGGCCTGATGAATTTATCGCCGGCAGAAAGGTTGTGAGGAATATAAAGAGCGACCCCATGAAAAAGGAATACATAGCTACTTCTTTTGATGGCGAGACCCTCGTTGAGAAGAGGTTCAACAGCTTTGATTCCATGATGAAGTGGGCATTGAACTTCAATGACGTCTACCTCACCAGCCTTAAGGGCATGCCCTCCGGAACGTATTTTGTGAGGACTACCGTGGAGTCGCGGCTCAGGAATATACCATCCCTGTTTGGCGAGATATTCTTTTTCCTGCCTGACAGGGAGTTCAAGGTCTCAAGTGATTCAGGGTTGTTCAGATGGAATGAATCCTCCCTGGAACCCCTCAGATGA
- a CDS encoding ATP-binding protein: MSENLAIKVLTLLVFNLTVIALLTLVFFVSKTLIRLYLEKKHRVPGYKFKTRIVTIFVTLTLIPSILLFVIASGLITAYVDRWLNPQIKVPLENALSIASIFYDREKDQALSEAKEVLAGRSPSEGFDVKRLYAVPENPTETLKRAFEGKEGTEVISTPNGDIIRAVVPLRESGNLKGVLVVERVLSPEIVRQAEKVRSAYEDYVALEKWRTPIKANYMLAFGFFTVLIVFMTMWVSLRVSRGITEPIQRLAQATEDIAKGDLDISIDLKRDDEIGLLVDSFNRMVRELRESKDSLQKAYLESDRRRVCMESIIENIDSGVISLDEKGKVLTVNTATMRILNINPQDVIGREYQVLLNHIESEELRDFITGIRLRDFTSTSRQLKVNVSGKLLTLRIFITQLRDPSGTPTGLLVVFEDLTGIVKAQQALVWQEVARRMAHEIKNPLTPIKLSTERMLRKWKQGGEGFGRIIEQSSQTIIREVESLQKMVDEFARLGRMPRINKTHVDLRDLLDEVVSLYKGYGRKIVLHFGEDIPPVWLDREQFRRALINLFDNAVKATGDGESIEVRVDLNKTRDVVKIELADKGAGIRDEDKEKLFLPYFSTSKGGTGLGLAIVHRIITEHGGIIRIADNEPKGTVFAIELPFPGS, from the coding sequence ATGAGTGAAAACCTTGCCATAAAGGTCCTGACATTACTTGTCTTCAATCTTACTGTAATCGCCCTCCTTACCCTTGTCTTCTTTGTTTCCAAAACCCTTATCCGCCTTTATCTTGAAAAGAAACACAGGGTCCCCGGCTATAAATTCAAGACCAGGATCGTGACCATCTTTGTTACCCTTACGCTGATACCATCGATCCTGCTCTTTGTAATAGCCAGCGGACTGATAACCGCCTATGTTGACAGGTGGCTCAACCCCCAGATAAAGGTGCCGCTTGAGAATGCCCTCTCCATTGCATCCATCTTTTATGACAGGGAGAAAGATCAGGCCCTTTCAGAGGCAAAGGAGGTTTTAGCAGGAAGAAGCCCCTCAGAGGGTTTTGATGTAAAGAGACTTTATGCCGTGCCTGAAAATCCTACCGAGACCCTCAAAAGGGCTTTTGAGGGCAAGGAGGGGACAGAGGTCATCTCAACTCCCAATGGAGACATCATCAGGGCTGTAGTGCCTTTGAGGGAAAGCGGAAATCTGAAGGGCGTTCTTGTGGTGGAAAGGGTCCTTTCCCCTGAGATCGTCCGGCAGGCGGAAAAGGTCAGGTCAGCATATGAGGATTATGTTGCCCTTGAAAAATGGCGTACACCTATAAAAGCCAATTACATGCTTGCCTTTGGTTTCTTCACGGTCCTGATAGTTTTTATGACCATGTGGGTCTCTCTCAGGGTTTCAAGGGGTATTACCGAGCCGATTCAGCGCCTTGCCCAGGCAACAGAGGATATAGCAAAGGGTGACCTTGACATCTCTATTGATCTCAAAAGGGATGACGAGATCGGCCTCCTGGTGGATTCTTTCAACCGGATGGTCAGAGAGCTGAGGGAGAGCAAGGATTCTCTTCAAAAGGCCTACCTTGAGTCTGACAGAAGAAGGGTATGCATGGAGAGCATAATTGAGAATATAGACTCAGGGGTCATATCGCTGGATGAAAAAGGAAAGGTCCTGACCGTCAATACCGCAACCATGAGGATACTGAATATCAATCCACAGGATGTTATAGGCAGGGAGTACCAGGTACTTCTGAACCATATTGAATCAGAGGAGCTGAGGGATTTTATAACGGGTATCCGGCTGAGGGATTTTACGAGCACGAGCAGGCAGCTCAAGGTAAATGTCTCCGGAAAGCTCCTTACCCTCAGAATCTTTATTACCCAGCTTCGCGACCCTTCCGGCACCCCCACCGGGCTTCTTGTTGTTTTTGAAGACCTCACAGGGATTGTAAAGGCCCAGCAGGCCCTTGTCTGGCAGGAGGTGGCAAGGCGGATGGCCCATGAGATAAAGAATCCCCTTACGCCTATAAAACTCTCCACTGAAAGAATGCTGAGAAAATGGAAACAGGGGGGAGAAGGATTTGGCAGGATAATTGAACAATCCTCCCAGACCATTATAAGAGAAGTGGAGAGTCTTCAGAAAATGGTGGACGAGTTTGCAAGGCTCGGCAGGATGCCGCGGATAAACAAAACCCATGTTGACCTGCGGGACCTCCTTGATGAAGTTGTCTCTCTTTACAAGGGTTACGGACGCAAGATAGTCCTGCATTTTGGTGAAGATATTCCCCCTGTGTGGCTGGACAGGGAACAATTCAGGCGTGCGCTTATCAATCTCTTTGACAATGCAGTAAAGGCTACCGGAGACGGGGAGAGTATTGAAGTGAGGGTGGATTTAAACAAGACCCGGGATGTGGTAAAGATAGAGCTTGCTGACAAGGGTGCGGGGATCAGGGATGAGGACAAGGAAAAACTCTTTTTGCCCTATTTCTCAACCAGCAAGGGAGGCACGGGTCTTGGCCTTGCAATAGTTCACAGGATTATCACCGAACATGGTGGTATAATAAGAATTGCCGACAACGAACCAAAAGGCACGGTGTTTGCAATTGAGCTTCCATTCCCGGGAAGCTGA